One Bos javanicus breed banteng chromosome 9, ARS-OSU_banteng_1.0, whole genome shotgun sequence DNA window includes the following coding sequences:
- the FBXO5 gene encoding F-box only protein 5 isoform X1: MSRRPCSCSLRPLSGSCRCSYGALTAAGRPCPSDGCKEESSTLSVKMKCDFNYNHVHSGIKPVKPDDSRRKGSYTTAYLEGSYKDCIKDYDRVSDVGSPVVSPRIVELEPESKPLHNKENQHIQQTLDSSNNIQELETSGCYEDSGYSSFSQRSGLSEHEDSSLALVESFNDSPQCCLLQTQSPDQYPNKNLLPALHFEKVVCSTLKKNCKRNPKIDWEKLKEFISSGNFRLQNIIGRKMGLECVDILSELFRRGLKHLLANILTQLSEMDLINVSKVSTTWKKILEDDKVALQLYNKAIQRITEKNIKFSPHASTREYVLFRTPLASVQKSATQTLPKKDARTKLPDPGDQKHSTYSRHSEFSEVAKTLKKNESLKACIRCNSPAKYDCYLQRATCKRESCGFDYCTKCLCTYHTTEDCSNGKPLKASYKMGPVPGTKKSKKNLRRL, encoded by the exons ATGAGCCGGCGGCCCTGCAGCTGCTCCCTACGGCCGCTCTCCGGTTCCTGCCGCTGCAGCTACGGCGCCCTGACAGCCGCCGGGCGCCCTTGCCCCTCGGACG GTTGTAAAGAAGAAAGTtccactctctctgtcaaaatgAAGTGTGATTTTAACTATAACCATGTTCATTCTGGAATTAAACCAGTAAAGCCTGATGACAGTAGAAGAAAAGGTTCCTACACTACTGCATATTTGGAAGGTTCTTATAAAGACTGCATTAAAGACTATGACAGGGTATCAGATGTTGGGTCCCCCGTTGTGAGCCCCAGGATTGTAGAACTTGAACCTGAAAGCAAGCCATTGCATAACAAGGAAAATCAACACATACAACAAACACTTGATAGTTCCAATAACATACAAGAACTAGAGACCAGCGGATGTTATGAAGACAGTGGCTACTCTTCATTTTCCCAACGAAGTGGCCTCAGTGAACATGAAGACAGTAGCCTTGCCCTGGTGGAAAGTTTCAATGACAGTCCACAATGCTGCCTGCTACAGACACAAAGCCCAGACCAGTATCCCAACAAAAACTTGCTGCCAGCTCTTCATTTTGAAAAAGTGGTTTGTTcaacgttaaaaaaaaattgtaaacgaAATCCTAAAATAGATTGGGAGAAGCTGAAGGAATTTATATCCAGTGGAAATTTTAGACTACAGAATATAATTGGTAGGAAAATGGGCCTCGAATGTGTAGATATTCTCAGTGAACTATTTCGAAGAGGACTCAAACATCTCTTAGCAAATATTTTAACACAACTCAGTGAGATGGACTTAATCAA tgtGTCTAAAGTGAGCACAACTTGGAAGAAGATTCTGGAAGATGACAAGGTGGCATTGCAATTGTATAATAAAGCAATACAAAGAATCACT gaaaaaaacattAAGTTTTCACCACACGCTTCGACCAGAGAGTATGTTTTATTCAGAACCCCTTTAGCATCTGTGCAAAAATCAGCAACCCAGACTCTCCCCAAAAAAGATGCTCGAACTAAGTTACCTGATCCAGGTGATCAGAAACATTCTACTTACAGTCGACACAGTGAATTCTCTGAG gtcgccaaaactttgaaaaagaatgaaagcctTAAAGCCTGTATTCGCTGTAATTCACCTGCAAAATATGATTGCTATTTACAACGGGCAACCTGTAAACGAGAAAGCTGTGGATTTGATTATTGTACAAAGTGTTTGTGTACTTATCATACCACCGAAGACTGTTCAAATGGCAAGCCCCTAAAAGCCAGTTATAAAATGGGTCCTGTGCCTGGTactaagaaaagcaagaagaattTACGACGGTTATGA
- the FBXO5 gene encoding F-box only protein 5 isoform X2, with the protein MSRRPCSCSLRPLSGSCRCSYGALTAAGRPCPSDGCKEESSTLSVKMKCDFNYNHVHSGIKPVKPDDSRRKGSYTTAYLEGSYKDCIKDYDRVSDVGSPVVSPRIVELEPESKPLHNKENQHIQQTLDSSNNIQELETSGCYEDSGYSSFSQRSGLSEHEDSSLALVESFNDSPQCCLLQTQSPDQYPNKNLLPALHFEKVVCSTLKKNCKRNPKIDWEKLKEFISSGNFRLQNIIGRKMGLECVDILSELFRRGLKHLLANILTQLSEMDLINVSKVSTTWKKILEDDKVALQLYNKAIQRITVAKTLKKNESLKACIRCNSPAKYDCYLQRATCKRESCGFDYCTKCLCTYHTTEDCSNGKPLKASYKMGPVPGTKKSKKNLRRL; encoded by the exons ATGAGCCGGCGGCCCTGCAGCTGCTCCCTACGGCCGCTCTCCGGTTCCTGCCGCTGCAGCTACGGCGCCCTGACAGCCGCCGGGCGCCCTTGCCCCTCGGACG GTTGTAAAGAAGAAAGTtccactctctctgtcaaaatgAAGTGTGATTTTAACTATAACCATGTTCATTCTGGAATTAAACCAGTAAAGCCTGATGACAGTAGAAGAAAAGGTTCCTACACTACTGCATATTTGGAAGGTTCTTATAAAGACTGCATTAAAGACTATGACAGGGTATCAGATGTTGGGTCCCCCGTTGTGAGCCCCAGGATTGTAGAACTTGAACCTGAAAGCAAGCCATTGCATAACAAGGAAAATCAACACATACAACAAACACTTGATAGTTCCAATAACATACAAGAACTAGAGACCAGCGGATGTTATGAAGACAGTGGCTACTCTTCATTTTCCCAACGAAGTGGCCTCAGTGAACATGAAGACAGTAGCCTTGCCCTGGTGGAAAGTTTCAATGACAGTCCACAATGCTGCCTGCTACAGACACAAAGCCCAGACCAGTATCCCAACAAAAACTTGCTGCCAGCTCTTCATTTTGAAAAAGTGGTTTGTTcaacgttaaaaaaaaattgtaaacgaAATCCTAAAATAGATTGGGAGAAGCTGAAGGAATTTATATCCAGTGGAAATTTTAGACTACAGAATATAATTGGTAGGAAAATGGGCCTCGAATGTGTAGATATTCTCAGTGAACTATTTCGAAGAGGACTCAAACATCTCTTAGCAAATATTTTAACACAACTCAGTGAGATGGACTTAATCAA tgtGTCTAAAGTGAGCACAACTTGGAAGAAGATTCTGGAAGATGACAAGGTGGCATTGCAATTGTATAATAAAGCAATACAAAGAATCACT gtcgccaaaactttgaaaaagaatgaaagcctTAAAGCCTGTATTCGCTGTAATTCACCTGCAAAATATGATTGCTATTTACAACGGGCAACCTGTAAACGAGAAAGCTGTGGATTTGATTATTGTACAAAGTGTTTGTGTACTTATCATACCACCGAAGACTGTTCAAATGGCAAGCCCCTAAAAGCCAGTTATAAAATGGGTCCTGTGCCTGGTactaagaaaagcaagaagaattTACGACGGTTATGA